The window TGTCTGAGGAAGAGACAAGGCAGATGATCGATTTTCGCCTTAAAGAAGCCGGGTATCATTCCCGCTCGCCCTTGTTTCACGAGGGCGCAATCCGGGCCATCCACGAGTATACCGGCGGTTATCCGCGCAAGATTTCGCTGCTCTGCCACAAAGCCCTGCGTACCATGATCTTGAAGGGCCGCGGGATCGTGGACCTGGAAACGATCGAAGACTTGACACGCGAAGAAAGGGAAATCGGATGGGGGCCGGCGACGACATCCCCGAAGAACGTTTACTGCGTCTGATCGAAAAAGGCGAGGCAGGCGCCGTGTCTGCCGCGCCCGTGAAGATGACAGGTTGGAAAGGGGTGTTGAATCGCCTGGCTTTCCTTCAGAGGTTCGGAGTCCGCGCGCCGGACGACCGGATCCTCTTTACCCTCAAATCCTTGTCCGGATTGGTGTGGCTCGTTCTCGCGGGGCTCGGTCTTTATTTTCTGGCCGGAGTGGTTCCGCTGCCGCTGCCGGGACGTTTCGAACACAAGCAGGCGTCGCTTGCGCCCCGGGCCGTCTCCGACGAGCCTCAGCCCGCACAGGCGCTTGCGCTCAAGCCTGAAGAATATTATTTGGAACCGCTTGGGCAGCGCAATCCTTTTACAAATCAAAGCAGCGTGACCGAGGAAGAGCCGGCCGAAGCGCCGCCCACTCCGGCCGAAGTGCTCCACGGCATGGCCGAAGGGCTTTCGGTCGTCGGGATCAACCGCGGCGCGGTTCCGGATGCCATCGTCGAAGATGTCGTGAACAAGAAGAGTTACTTTATTAAGGCCGGAGACAAGGTCAAGGACATGACCGTCAAGGAAATCAAGCACAATAGCGTCGTCCTTACCTATCAGGGGGAAGACATTGAAATCAGCTAAGCGGCGCACGGCACGGAACCTCGGGCTCGCAGTGTTTGCTTATGCGGCGATGGCCTGCCTGGCGAGAACCGGTTTGGCCCAGGATCAGGGCTCAGTCCCGGAAGAGAAGGCGGCCCAGGAAAATGCCGCGCCGCAAAGCGCAGAGGCGCCGCTGGGGCCGGCAGGAGAAGCGGCCGCGCCTGTCGTCGGTGAAGGCATGGAACAGCTTATTTCCCTGGAGTTCCGAGGGACGGATGCCGGTGACGTTCTCAAGTATCTCGCCCAGAAGGCCAACTTGAATCTTTCGATCAGCAGCGCGGTCACCGGGCGGGTCAACCTGTTCGTGACCAACGTGCCCATCCGCGACATCTTCGACATCGTCCTGCGCAGCAACAATCTTGCGTACATTAAGAAGGGCGACTTGTACCACATCCTGACGGAAACCGAGTATAAGGAGCTCTACGGCGAAAAATTTTCGGATACGCGCATCGTCAAGACGCTGCGGCTCCAGTATGCGGTCCCTGAAATGGCATTCAACATGATGGATGCCATCAAGAGTTCGCTCGGACGCCTGCTCATCGACGAAAACTCGGGGACAATCATGATCATGGACACTCCCGAGAAGGTTTCGGAAATGGAAAGCGCGTTGAAGGTCCTGGAACAGCGAAGCGTGGTCAAGGTTTTTGACCTCAATTACGCGAAAGCGGATGAAGTCGAAGCCAAACTGAAGGACGAATTTGAAGTGAACAAGCTCGGCAACATCAAGGCGGACCTGCGCACCAATCAGCTCATCGTCAAGACCTTCCCGGACAGGATGAACGAAGTGACCAAGATGATCCAGGCGTTCGACCGCGTGACGCGCGAGGTTCTCATCAACGCCAAGATCGTCAAAGTCACGCTCTCGAAAGATCTCGACTCCGGCATTGACTGGAACAGCGTGTTTTCCAACATTGAATTCAACGGCGTCGACAAGGTCAAGGATTTCCGGCGGACGACGGACGCCACCACGCCCGGCGCGGAAATCCCGAACGTTACGCCGATCGAAATCGCGCCCAAATTGGGCCTTGATAAAAACGGGCCTCTGGGAAGCGATCAATTCGGTGAGCTGATTTTTACCACGATCAACCGGGACGGCTACGAATTGTTCCGTTACCTCAGGACGCTCGGAGAAACAAAAATTATTTCCAAGCCGCGGCTGCTTGTCACGGAATATCAGCAGGCGAGTATCCATGTCGGCACGCGCGAGGCTTATGTGACAAGCACGACGACAACCGGCACGTCGACCTCCACGACCGCGGAAGAAGTGCAGTTTATCGACGTCGGCATCAAGTTTACGGTGACGCCGCGCATCACCAGCGACGGGTTTATCGAAATGGCGATCAAGCCGGAAGTCAGCAGCGTCGTGCGCCAGCTCGCGACGCCCAGCGGCAACAGTATTCCCATCGTTGATACCTCGATCGCGGAAACCAAGGTCCTCGTCAAGGACGGCTCTACGGTGATCATCGGCGGCCTGCGGAAAAACGAGAAACAGAATGATGACGACCAGGTCCCTGGCCTTGCCCGCATACCCGTTTTGGGTTCGTTGTTTTTTACCCAGAAAAATGACCACCAGGATATGCAGGAACTGGTGATTTTTATTACGCCCCACATCGTCAAAGGAGATCATCTGGTCACCGGGGACGAAACGGAAATGGGAGGAGACTGGAAGGGCCTCCAGTCGTATAATTTTGAGAACGAGCCGGACGTTGTTCTTCCCGTGACGCATTAGGCCCGGCAGGTTCCTATGAAAAAAGGTCTGAGACAATTTTCCATGCTGCTTCTCGCGGGCGTCCTCGCGGCCGCCATGGCGGAGGCGGCGCGCGCCGAACCGGCGAAACAGGACGAGGCCAGCGATGCGGGAGCGCCGGCGGAAACCGTCCAGGCTCCGGAGGCACCCGCGGTTCCCAAAGAATGCGCGGTCCTCGAGCAGAAAATAACGTCGCTTGCGGCAGACCGCAATAACATTCTGGCGCAGGTGCAAGTCGCCTATCAGGAAAAGAAAGAGGCGCGGGAGGAGCTCGAAAAGGCGCAAAAACAAATCAAGGAGCTGACCGCCGAGCGGGACAAGCTCCAGGGCGAAGTGACGCAGGCCAAGCAGCAGGCCTTCGAACAGGTCGACAGCATGTACCAGAAAAACAGCGAGATGGCCGGCCGTTTGAGGACCGCGTTATGGAGCGGCGGAAGCCCGGCGAAGCCTTCCGCGGAGGAAGGGGAACCTCTTCTGAGCAAGCCGCCGATTCTGGAAGAAAAGGAACCTCAGGCCGCAAGCGTTTCTTTCGGACCTCTTCCCAAGGTGGAAAAACAATTACCGGAAACAAAACAGGGGGAATCCGCTGCTGAGCTCGCTGCCGAACGCCGTGAGCGAGCGGCCGTGGAAAAAAAGGTGAAGTCCCTCGAGGAAGAAATCGCGGAGTTGAAGCGGCAGCTCGAGCAGGCCAAGAAAGAAAAAACGGAGGCTGTCCAGGCCGCCGACGAATTGAAGAAGGCCGCTGCGGACGTTCCGGGCAAAGTCCAGGAGATAAGCCGCGAAAACGAAAGGCTCAGGAGCGAGAACGCGCAGCTCCACTATAACGTCGGCGTTGTGCTTGTCCGTCAGCGGGAATACGAACGCGCTGCAAAAGAGTTTCAGAGGGCTGTGGAGCTGGCGCCCGACCAGCCGCTGAGTTATTTTAATCTGGGCAAACTTTATTCGGAATATTTGGATGACTCGCAGAAGGCGGTTTCCTACTTTGAACATTACCTTCAACTGCGTCCGGACGCGGATGACGCAGATTGGGTCAAACAAAATATCGCCGTCCACAAAGCGTGGAAGGGCGATGACAAACTGCTCTAATTTTGTGGCAGCTTTTAACAGCCGCGTGTAACCTTGTGTAGTGTTTGAAAAGGAGAAAGTATGAAGAAGAAAATGGGTTGGATTATGGCCGCGGCCGTTCTTGTGCTTATGGGAATCATGCCGGTGTATTTGAAGGCCCAGGAAATGAGCGCCGAAGAAAAGGCAAAGGTGCTTGAGGCGGCCAATGACGAGCTTTATAGGACGGAATGGAAAATCACGGTCCTCCCGATGTGGGGCCCTAAAGAAAGCCGGAAGCCGGTTGATGACACGCTGCGCCTCCTGGACGGAAAGCTGCATTCAAAGGCGTTTTCGCAGGAGGGGTATGCGGATTCGAACGTGTCGGTCACAGTGCAGGACGACGGGATGGTCGTGGTCGAAACCATGCAGCGCAACGATAAAAACGGAGTCGTCTTCTGGCGCGGCGAGCTTTCCCAGGGCATTTTCCGGGGTGTCATCAGCAAGCAGGTCCCGGACAAGGGGACGCTGTCTTATTCCTTTAAAGGACAGAGCTCCAAAATGATCGAGCCGACTCCGACGCCCACACCCACACCTACGCCTACGCCGGTCCCGACACCCACGCCGTCGGTAGCCGTTTCCGCGGAAGCGCCCGCGCCCAAGGAACCGGACGCTGCCGTTCCGGGAACCGCTGCTCCCGAGAAGCCGGCGGAGAAAAAAGTAACCGCACCTTCTGAGGAACCTAAAGCGGCCCCGCTGGTTTCCGCGTCCGAAAAAATGAAAGCCAAGGCGGAAACTCCTGCGCCCGCGCCGAAGAAGAAAAAGAAACCGGCCGTGGCATAACCGGAGGATCATGACTTCGGGTTTTCCGGGTGTGCCGGCCCTCATGACGGAACATCGTCCTCCTTCCCGGTTGTCCGCCCGTTTTTGCGCGGCGTTTTTCGCAGCCCTTGCGGCCGTCCTTTTTTCCGTTGTCCCTCTTGTTTCCGGCCGTGATTACGCGGAAGAACAAACCCACGTCCTCAAAGGCGTCGTGACGGCCTTCCGCGAAGATTCCGTGTCCGTTTCCGAAACCGAAGACGACGAGAAAGAAGTGCGCCGTGAAACAGCTTTCGCGCTGACACCTGTCATCGAGTACGCCGGAATCGAAAGGTGGGACGATCTCAAGCTGGGAAACCACGTGATCGTGACCTACCGCGATAAGAGACTCATCCACGAAGGCAAAGACGAAAAGGGCGGGTCTTTTCAAGAGGCGTCGGTGATCGGGCGGGACATCATCCGCCTTGAAGTCACGGACAAGGACACAGGAAAGAAGCTGCTCAAAGCAGGCTATTAAACGGAAAAAGCGCCCGATGCGGGCCCGGAAAGTCCATGAAGCCTGATGCCGCGAGACCTCTAAAAGCGTTTTTTTTTACAGCCGTGTCATTGTTCCTCCCTCTTTTTGCAAAGTCCCTCCCGGCGCTCTATGCGTATCAGATCAAGGCTGTGCATCACGTCGTCCTCCGCATGGACGTCGATGACCTCGAAATAACGGCCCCGCTCGACCAGGAAGTGGACCCCCGGAAAACATTTCTGATGACCAGCCAGGAATGGACCACCGACATCGACCCTTTCTCGAATGTGGCCAACTGTCTTCCCGTAGAGGTTTATTTCCCGGATTCCAAAACCGTCAGGGCGGTCCGCTCCATGGCGGGCAGCGCACAAATCCTCCATGTGCTTGCGGTCGAGTTTGAGAGCGGCGCCACCGTCTACCGCGGCGTCGCCACCTTTGATGCCAAGACCTACAAGAAAAACATCAAGCTGCCGTTCATCCGGCGGGACCAGGCCTTTCCTTTGGTTCAGGCGCGTCCTCTCGACCCTTCGCAGGACTCGAAAGGCTACGGCTTTTTCAAAGCCGCTTTCCAGGACGAATACACGCTTTCGATCGAGCGCAGTCAGCCCGCGAAAAACAGGGACGTCGTGAATGAGGATACCGGAGAGACCGGGCTGCTCAACGAGGCAATGCCTCCCATGCGCGTGTCCTGGCAGGCTGTCGAGATCGAGGGCTCGCGTGTGCAAAGCGGCATTGCCAGCATGGCGCATTTCGCGGCTGATACGAATGCCTATCTTCTTTCCCGGATCGAAGATCTCAGCAAGGCCTTTCTGGTTTTGGGATACACGGCCGGGGAGGGAGCCGCGGCGGATTCACTGAGCGCGGCCCGCGGCGTGATTTCCGAACCGGACCAGGTGAGTTTTTACCGCGGCAGCGTGGGAAGCGAGAGCGGACAGCAGGTGGATTTTTCCTGGTACGTGGTTGAGCTCCCGAACCCGGGCGATAACGTCCAGCAGGGCAGCGTCCATTTCGAGGATTTTGAAAACGAAAAAATCGTGCCTCTCGCGGACGTTCATCCGGAACTCGCGCTTGCCATGGTCACCGCCTCGGTGGCGCCCGGGGATTCCGGAGAAACGGACACGCTGTCGCGGGGCGAAGGCCGTTTTGCCGCGGAAATTCAGGATTCCGGAAAGCTTCGGATCACGCGCGGCCTCAATTTCCATGCTTCCGCCGCCGACGTCAACTGGCAGGTGGTGGATTTCGCGCCGCTTTCCTTCGAAGAGCCTGCCGAAGGAGCGGTGTGGACCGTGGGTGAAAAAAACACGGTCCGGTGGAAACATGCGCGCACTCTCCTGCGCGGGGGAAGCGGTGAAGACGGCGTTCACCTGGTCAATTTGTCCTTGTCGTTGGACGGCGGAGCGGACGGATACCGTCACAAGATTGCCTCCGGTCTTCCCGCCTCGGCAGACCAGTATCCATGGACGCTGCCGGAAGAAATAGGCGGCAAGAATCCCATCGGATTGCAGCTGAAGTTCCGCCTCGAGGACAAAAACGAATCCGTGCGCAATACCGCGTTTTCGGGAACGTTTGCGGCAAAGGGCCTGCTCGACCTGACCGCGCCGGACGGAGGCGAGACCTGGTATGCCGGAGAGCAGGATTACAAAATCACGTGGAAATTTCAGGGGAAAATCGGAAACGTGGCTTTGTATTACGACAAGAGCGGGGTTGCCGGCGAAGGCGCTTTTCCCGAGGACAACAAACTTGCCGTGGTTCCCGCGGGCAGCGGCGGCCTTGGTTTTTATTTGTGGCGGCCGGACCCGCGGATGAACGCGCGTGAAATGCGCATCCAAATCCGGCAGGAGGGCGAAGGCGGTGCTTCCGACATTTCGAAGAACTCCTTTTCCGTGATTCCGCGCGTCGAAATCATCGATCCGGTCTGGGGTAATGAAACCTGGCAGGCGGGAACGGACCAGATGATCCGGTGGAAAACCACGGCCATTCTGGACAAGGTGAATCTCTCTTACGCGAAAGCAGGAACCGAAGACTGGGTGCCCCTTGCCAAAGAAATTCCCGCGCCAACCCCGGGCGAAGGGGCCTTTCGTTGGAAAGTTCCGGACGAAACCGCGGGGCAGGACATCCGCTTCAAGATCGCGAAGGCGGATGACCCAACGATTTTTGATACGTCGCCGGACGTGGGCAAAGAGGCTGTCGCGGTTTTGCCGTGGGTGCGGTTTGCCGAAGAGCCGCCGGCAGGCAGGCTGTGGCACGTGGGCGAAACGCTCAAATTTTCCTGGGCGAGCGGCGGCAAGACCGAAGTTTTCCGGCTGGCTTATTTGCGGCCGGGAAATACGGCATGGGAAGACATCGCTTACGTCAAAGCCGGCGGTCATGCCTTTGAATGGCAAATCCCTGACTTGATCGGCTCCGGACTTCAAATCCGCATCGAAGACGTCAATGCCCCGGCCGTTTCCGATGTCCTGAAAACCCCGCTCGAAATCGCGGCGAGCCTTCATCTCAAAAGCCCCGCGGGAGGAGAAAACTGGATACGCGGCCAGGCGCCCCCCGAAATCACGTGGGACTGCGGCGGCAGCGTGGGCAATGTTTCGCTGTACTATCTCCTTGCCCAGGCGGACGGCAGTGAACAAGAGGAGCGCATTGCCAAGGAGGTGCCATGCACCACGGGCAAATGGAACTGGACCTTGCCGGACAAGACTTCCAAAAGCGTCCGGATCAAGATCCAGCAGGAAGCGGACGAGCGCGTTTACGACATCTCAAAACCGCTGGCGATCAGGCCCGGCTTGACGTTTTCCGAGCCCCATGCGGAGACCCAGATTTTTTATGGCGGCCGTCCGGCCGAGATCGCTTGGCGTTCCTCGGGCACTGTCCCGGTTTACGGTTTGTCCTATGCCCTGCAGGGAATCCCGGGATGGATTCCCGCCGACGAACACATCGGCGGCGGGCCCGAAGGGGAGTATCACTATTCCTGGACCGTGCCGGGCTCGCTTCTGGGAAAACGCGTCATTTTGAAAATCGAAGATGTGAAGCAGCCGGAGGTGTCGGTCTCCACGGCGGAAACGGGGATCCCTGTCGAATCGTGGATCGAGCTTTTACCGATGGATACCGCGCGGGCCTACCGCCCCGGGGAAAGCGTTATGCTCCGCTGGAGTGCTGCCCAGGACGTTTCCTTTATAAGGCTGCAATACAGCGCCGATCAGGGCCAGGGATGGACCGACCTTGCCGTTCTCCAGAGGGAAGCCGGCAGTTACGAATGGCATCTGCCCAGTCCGGGAGACCAGGCCCTTCAGGTCAGGATTGCAGACCTGAAACGGCCGGAAATGCAGGCGGTTTCCGGCATTCTAAGGACCGTCAAAGAAGAAAAGGCTTAGGAAGGCTTTTTTCCCCAGGGATTTGACAGAAGCACAGCGATGGGTTACGGTTGTATCGTTAAGTGTCAAATAGTCGATCTTTCTATTCGTGAACTGAAAAAGGCAAACTATCCGTAAGGGTAGGACGCAAAGCCATGGGCCCTATGAGGGTCGCCAGGCCGCCAGTCGAGCATTATGACGGTGTCTTCAAACGTCCTCCTTCTTCGGGTGGGCGTTTTTTTTTGCCTTAAAGAGGCGGACACTATGAAAGCATTGCAGGAAGGATCCGGAGCCACAGCGTTGACTCAAAAGGATCCGTTTTTTTTGTGTCCCGCCGAAAGTGCCAGGCACCCGGGCGATTTTGCATCCCAAAAACCGGCCGGTGCCAGGCACGCTGAGGATATGGCGGTAATTTTTGACGCACAGAAGCGGTTTCCTTACTTCGCGATTCACGGAGGCATCCATGCCTAGGCCTCCGCGGCTGCATGCCACCGGCGTTCTTTATTATGTGAGCCAGCAGGGCGTTCAGGACCGCCCGCTTTTCCGGAACGAGCAGGACACCGCGCATTATCTCGAACTTCTCCGCGAATATAAGGCCAAACACGGCTTCAAGCTTTTCGCCTACTCGATCGCCTCTTCCGGCATTTCTCTTCTCGTCGAGCCGTGTTCGGAAACCACGATCTCCGAAATCATGCGGGACATTACCTCGCGCTATTCGAAGTACTACAACGCGGTCTACGGAGGTGACGGGCCTTTGTTCAAGGGGCGCTTCCGCACCTGCATCGCGGACAAGGAACAGCTTTCCCGCCTCGTGCGGTTTGTGCACAGCCAGCCGGTCTGGGCCGCGCCCGGCAGCGTCTTCGGGGACAGCCGGAACCTCTTCCTGGAGGAACAGCCGGCGGGGCATCCTTTGAAAGACGCATTGAATACGGAAATCGCGGAAATCGAAGCGCACTTGCGCGAAATGGCCAAGCCCATGGCATCGCTTGTCGAAGTCATGGAAGCTCAGGAAATGGAAGAAGCCGCGCAGGAAGTCTCCAAGCCGTTCCTGGGTCCCGAATCTTTCGTGAAGCGCATCGCGCAGGCAGGGAAAGAGATCCATGAAAGCAAGGCGGCCGTGGGGGCGCCGACCGCTGTCCCGCCGGCACCGCTTCCCGCGGGAATTCCCTTTGCTGCCGTGCTCAAGGCTGGGGCGTTGTTGGCATTCGCCGGAGCTTTTGCGCTCGTATGGAATTC of the Verrucomicrobiia bacterium genome contains:
- a CDS encoding secretin N-terminal domain-containing protein, with amino-acid sequence MKSAKRRTARNLGLAVFAYAAMACLARTGLAQDQGSVPEEKAAQENAAPQSAEAPLGPAGEAAAPVVGEGMEQLISLEFRGTDAGDVLKYLAQKANLNLSISSAVTGRVNLFVTNVPIRDIFDIVLRSNNLAYIKKGDLYHILTETEYKELYGEKFSDTRIVKTLRLQYAVPEMAFNMMDAIKSSLGRLLIDENSGTIMIMDTPEKVSEMESALKVLEQRSVVKVFDLNYAKADEVEAKLKDEFEVNKLGNIKADLRTNQLIVKTFPDRMNEVTKMIQAFDRVTREVLINAKIVKVTLSKDLDSGIDWNSVFSNIEFNGVDKVKDFRRTTDATTPGAEIPNVTPIEIAPKLGLDKNGPLGSDQFGELIFTTINRDGYELFRYLRTLGETKIISKPRLLVTEYQQASIHVGTREAYVTSTTTTGTSTSTTAEEVQFIDVGIKFTVTPRITSDGFIEMAIKPEVSSVVRQLATPSGNSIPIVDTSIAETKVLVKDGSTVIIGGLRKNEKQNDDDQVPGLARIPVLGSLFFTQKNDHQDMQELVIFITPHIVKGDHLVTGDETEMGGDWKGLQSYNFENEPDVVLPVTH
- a CDS encoding tetratricopeptide repeat protein, with product MKKGLRQFSMLLLAGVLAAAMAEAARAEPAKQDEASDAGAPAETVQAPEAPAVPKECAVLEQKITSLAADRNNILAQVQVAYQEKKEAREELEKAQKQIKELTAERDKLQGEVTQAKQQAFEQVDSMYQKNSEMAGRLRTALWSGGSPAKPSAEEGEPLLSKPPILEEKEPQAASVSFGPLPKVEKQLPETKQGESAAELAAERRERAAVEKKVKSLEEEIAELKRQLEQAKKEKTEAVQAADELKKAAADVPGKVQEISRENERLRSENAQLHYNVGVVLVRQREYERAAKEFQRAVELAPDQPLSYFNLGKLYSEYLDDSQKAVSYFEHYLQLRPDADDADWVKQNIAVHKAWKGDDKLL
- a CDS encoding transposase codes for the protein MPRPPRLHATGVLYYVSQQGVQDRPLFRNEQDTAHYLELLREYKAKHGFKLFAYSIASSGISLLVEPCSETTISEIMRDITSRYSKYYNAVYGGDGPLFKGRFRTCIADKEQLSRLVRFVHSQPVWAAPGSVFGDSRNLFLEEQPAGHPLKDALNTEIAEIEAHLREMAKPMASLVEVMEAQEMEEAAQEVSKPFLGPESFVKRIAQAGKEIHESKAAVGAPTAVPPAPLPAGIPFAAVLKAGALLAFAGAFALVWNSGFLRMPHKAPAASSNVLAAAAEAKSEPAAVSQKAQRLALEGSTWDVQIIPMAKEERANIEQDALIFSGNKVESHFLAQKGFTPTHYNLTINTDGGITWETVQRSAAGEVVSLRGEWRGREMTGVLSYSMDEQAHGQQPKNFNFVGVLRGGNS